In Deltaproteobacteria bacterium, a single genomic region encodes these proteins:
- a CDS encoding AAA family ATPase, with protein sequence MHPSLHDEILKRVLADETLPAAAQDLVDAACRGPQALARQLASPQGDTREPAAHDPPQAATQRPIYLERLVVQGFRGIGPEATLRLHPAPGLTLVVGRNGCGKSSFAEALEALLTGTSSRWRDRHVAWRQGWRNLHEGNTRITARFTGAGERAFERVRSWGDQGELDACTVTTTAAPDPLAEVTADIAAFRPFLSYADLGTLLSGEPSRLFDELSSILGLEDVTVAIKALTAEKKRFDAEAKQHRAEKETLVAALAAVAHPEAESCRAALDRKKVDLEQIEAIARGESAQVETDVAMLRQLAELQPPDFEEVTTAAIALRDAMSHRDALASASAAHAGELAEILEHVLAYHRQHGGDCPACGAPVSEGWAEARGESLARLRAQSEELDAAATRATQLSQRARSLVRAAPAVMHEAARLELAGFEDALRAWGRWSPPPAPAELADHLERHVLEMVEHVVTLRDAARSRLELLEADWRPAANRVVGWVQRARDLAACADVRKALDEAATWLKDTEQQIRDARFAPIADHTQRIWAQLRQRSNVDIASVSLAGTQTRRHVDVDVTVDGTSGVAVGVMSQGELNALALSLFLPRMALPDSPFGFVVIDDPVQAMDPHKVDGLARVLEEFAGKRQVLVFTHDTRLPEAIRRLQIDAEILEVTRGPNSVLEIRPVYDPARRALDDARALLRAADRVDEGVLLRLVPSLGRTAIEAACVAAIRRRAGGAVSSSGGDLEAAITEAKTTHRLAALAFFGEPDRESDVFGHLNRRVGSRAGDAFRACKEGAHGGWVGDAGGLVAEVARIVTLLESVQ encoded by the coding sequence GCGCTCGCGCGACAACTCGCGTCGCCCCAGGGCGACACCCGCGAGCCGGCCGCGCACGATCCACCGCAGGCGGCGACGCAGCGGCCGATCTACCTCGAGCGCTTGGTCGTCCAGGGCTTCCGCGGCATCGGTCCCGAGGCGACGCTACGACTCCATCCCGCACCAGGACTCACGCTGGTCGTCGGTCGCAATGGGTGCGGCAAGTCGAGCTTCGCGGAGGCGCTCGAGGCTCTGCTCACCGGCACCAGCAGTCGTTGGCGAGACCGCCACGTTGCGTGGCGGCAGGGCTGGCGCAACCTCCACGAAGGCAACACCCGAATCACTGCGCGCTTCACCGGCGCAGGTGAGCGGGCGTTCGAGCGTGTTCGCAGCTGGGGCGACCAGGGCGAACTCGACGCGTGCACGGTGACCACCACCGCAGCCCCAGACCCGCTCGCGGAGGTCACCGCCGACATCGCTGCGTTCCGCCCCTTCCTCAGCTACGCCGATCTTGGCACGCTGCTCTCCGGCGAGCCCTCGCGGCTGTTCGACGAACTCAGCAGCATCCTTGGTCTCGAGGACGTGACGGTCGCGATCAAGGCCCTCACGGCAGAGAAGAAGCGGTTCGACGCCGAAGCGAAGCAACACCGGGCCGAGAAGGAGACGCTGGTCGCTGCGCTCGCCGCCGTCGCGCATCCCGAGGCGGAGTCCTGCCGTGCGGCACTCGATCGCAAGAAGGTGGATCTCGAGCAGATCGAAGCGATCGCGCGGGGCGAGTCGGCGCAGGTCGAGACCGATGTCGCCATGTTGCGACAACTCGCTGAGCTGCAGCCCCCGGACTTCGAGGAGGTGACCACCGCCGCGATCGCGTTGCGGGACGCCATGTCGCACCGGGATGCGCTGGCGAGCGCGAGCGCGGCCCATGCCGGCGAGCTCGCGGAGATCCTCGAGCATGTGCTCGCGTACCATCGGCAACACGGCGGCGACTGCCCGGCCTGTGGTGCCCCGGTGTCCGAGGGTTGGGCCGAAGCGCGCGGCGAGTCGCTCGCACGCCTTCGCGCCCAATCGGAGGAACTCGACGCTGCGGCGACCCGCGCCACGCAATTGAGTCAGCGGGCGCGCAGCCTCGTGCGTGCGGCTCCAGCCGTGATGCACGAGGCGGCGCGGCTGGAGCTCGCAGGGTTTGAGGATGCGCTGCGGGCGTGGGGGCGCTGGTCGCCGCCGCCAGCCCCGGCTGAGCTGGCGGACCACCTCGAGCGGCACGTCCTCGAGATGGTCGAGCACGTCGTCACGCTGCGCGACGCCGCGCGATCCCGGCTCGAGCTGCTCGAGGCCGACTGGCGACCGGCGGCGAACCGCGTGGTCGGCTGGGTGCAACGCGCTCGCGACCTCGCCGCGTGCGCGGACGTGCGCAAGGCGCTCGACGAGGCGGCGACATGGCTGAAGGACACCGAACAGCAGATCCGGGACGCTCGATTCGCGCCGATCGCCGATCATACCCAGCGCATCTGGGCGCAGCTGCGCCAGCGCAGCAACGTCGACATCGCCAGCGTCTCACTCGCCGGTACCCAGACGCGCCGCCACGTCGATGTCGACGTCACCGTCGACGGCACCAGCGGCGTCGCGGTCGGTGTGATGTCGCAGGGCGAGCTCAACGCGCTCGCACTCAGCCTCTTCCTCCCGCGGATGGCGTTGCCGGATAGTCCGTTCGGCTTCGTGGTGATCGACGACCCGGTGCAGGCCATGGATCCGCACAAGGTCGACGGCTTGGCCCGGGTACTCGAAGAGTTCGCGGGCAAGCGTCAGGTGCTCGTGTTCACCCACGACACCCGCCTGCCGGAGGCGATCCGGCGGTTGCAGATCGATGCCGAGATCCTCGAGGTCACCCGGGGACCCAACTCCGTGCTCGAGATCCGCCCGGTGTACGATCCTGCACGACGTGCGCTCGACGATGCCCGCGCACTCCTACGCGCGGCCGATCGGGTCGACGAAGGCGTACTCCTCCGCCTCGTGCCTTCACTCGGTCGCACCGCGATCGAGGCCGCTTGTGTGGCCGCGATCCGGCGTCGGGCGGGCGGCGCGGTCTCGAGCTCGGGTGGCGACCTCGAGGCCGCGATCACCGAAGCGAAGACGACGCATCGCTTGGCTGCACTGGCGTTCTTCGGCGAGCCGGATCGCGAGAGTGACGTTTTCGGTCACCTGAACCGGCGCGTGGGCTCGCGGGCAGGTGACGCGTTTCGCGCCTGCAAGGAAGGAGCGCATGGCGGCTGGGTCGGCGATGCCGGCGGTCTGGTGGCCGAGGTGGCGCGCATCGTGACGCTGCTGGAGTCGGTGCAATGA
- a CDS encoding OmpA family protein, which yields MTGVGHHPISNPRARRLRESALRRLDARATPRARMPMTRIVVLLLSLVACVHEAPASRNVHFATAKIDPVSQDDFVTLGRVVEIMDHDDKLRLLVVGHTDSVGTDEANRVLAFQRATRVRTLLLGVEPDLAHRSSIAYYGKSRPIADNATAEGKAKNRRVELYFYVPENGVENDVKLQREFGGGLEFEASASASASIE from the coding sequence ATGACGGGCGTCGGGCATCACCCGATCTCGAATCCGCGCGCGCGTCGACTGCGGGAGTCCGCGTTGCGGCGGCTCGATGCTCGCGCTACACCTCGCGCACGCATGCCCATGACGCGCATCGTCGTATTGTTGCTCTCGCTCGTCGCGTGCGTGCACGAGGCTCCCGCCAGCCGCAACGTGCACTTCGCGACCGCGAAGATCGATCCCGTCTCGCAGGATGATTTCGTCACCCTCGGTCGCGTCGTCGAGATCATGGACCACGACGACAAGCTGCGCCTGCTGGTCGTGGGGCACACCGACAGCGTCGGCACCGACGAAGCCAACCGCGTGCTCGCGTTCCAGCGGGCCACCCGCGTCCGCACGCTCCTGCTCGGCGTCGAGCCCGACCTCGCGCACCGCAGCTCGATCGCGTACTACGGGAAGTCGCGACCGATCGCCGACAACGCCACCGCCGAGGGCAAGGCCAAGAATCGCCGCGTCGAGCTCTACTTCTACGTACCGGAGAACGGCGTCGAGAACGACGTCAAGCTGCAACGCGAGTTCGGCGGGGGGCTCGAGTTCGAGGCGTCCGCCTCGGCATCGGCCTCCATCGAATAG